In the genome of Raphanus sativus cultivar WK10039 chromosome 4, ASM80110v3, whole genome shotgun sequence, one region contains:
- the LOC108851152 gene encoding uncharacterized protein LOC108851152 has product MTSARGSKKKPAKGNTAPPPAEWERWTKAKGKGLHLSDTPLPQDGSPESSLYHFDEDSWNRFMAWSLNPKPLPIGPSILNLSVATRMVCLGQWLGNEEMDAFMFIWRVNTTLERWAPRRVAFMNAMFCLQINAAYNNFSVDRRGYDLPDFLLGYGRGELPSHGRNDQVWGVDVDRLYFPLFVNGNHWIAVCINIIEKRVQVFDFSRGRNRQHVEKFAALIPRIVKAVAPPQSKKQLLLQPYSIVEVPMKARLNKSCCDCGVYALKHLECHLLGLDLSLVDDENIQGCRQKIAVDLWEATHDPIYAEAMKQYVPSPWERSGSYDLED; this is encoded by the exons ATGACTTCAGCCCGAGGTTCAAAAAAGAAACCAGCGAAAGGAAATACAGCTCCACCGCCGGCAGAGTGGGAGAGATGGACTAAAGCAAAAGGTAAAGGACTTCATCTTAGTGATACACCATTGCCTCAAGATGGTTCTCCGGAGTCGTCACTTTATCATTTCGACGAAGATTCATGGAATCGATTCATGGCATGGTCTTTGAATCCTAAACCTTTACCAATTGGTCCATCAATCTTAAACTTGTCGGTAGCTACAAGGATGGTATGTCTTGGACAATGGCTTGGGAATGAG GAAATGGATGCTTTCATGTTCATATGGCGAGTGAATACCACTTTGGAGCGTTGGGCCCCAAGACGTGTTGCGTTCATGAACGCTATGTTTTGCTTACAAATAAATGCTGCATACAACAATTTCTCGGTTGACAGAAGAGGCTATGACTTGCCTGATTTTCTTCTTGGATATGGTAGAGGTGAGCTTCCATCTCATGGGCGGAATGATCAAGTTTGGGGTGTTGATGTAGATCGTCTCTACTTTCCTCTATTTGTGAATG GTAATCACTGGATTGCTGTCTGCATCAACATCATTGAGAAAAGGGTGCAAGTCTTTGATTTCAGTCGGGGAAGGAATAGGCAACACGTTGAGAAGTTTGCTGCTTTGATTCCGAGGATAGTGAAGGCTGTGGCACCACCTCAAAGCAAGAAACAACTACTTCTTCAGCCATATTCTATCGTAGAGGTACCTATGAAGGCACGATTGAATAAGTCTTGTTGTGATTGCGGGGTGTACGCACTGAAACACTTGGAATGCCACCTCCTTGGTCTCGACCTCAGTCTAGTGGATGACGAAAACATCCAGGGTTGCAGACAGAAGATTGCTGTGGACTTATGGGAGGCCACACACGATCCCATTTATGCAGAGGCTATGAAACAATATGTCCCCTCACCTTGGGAGAGGTCTGGGTCCTATGATCTCGAAGACTAG
- the LOC108851154 gene encoding uncharacterized protein LOC108851154, whose amino-acid sequence MEVFAMKNNFDYIVVKSTRKWWYIRCKDALCNWSVRAESMEGSTYFMINKCEGRHSCAPSSKTIFGKTASARTIGSLIQHQFDDANDGPKANDIIKFMRMEHGIEITYWHAWEAREFAVDAARGIPDHSYAKIPKYLHMIKEANHGTHTDYETDGQGRFKYLFLSFGQSVRGFYNAMRRVIVVDGTFLKNKYRGVLLVATAVDGNSNLYPIGFGVVDSENEDSWEWFFRQLKVVIPDSKDLAFISDRNASIAKGIGTVYPQSKHGICIHHLLTNVVANFKTKGLTALVEKASRTYRYPEFQARITKIFDISPELGRYLREADVRKWARSIFPGDRYDIRTTNAAESINSVLRTPREYPVIPLLDRIRELMTRWFYERRELSSKHLDPLTIKVEKKIDRRIVKAKGFQVYKVDNFRSHVKGDIYDCNVDLERRTCTCGKFNIGKIPCRHAIPAIYSRGMEVHRFTDDLYNTSTWRTAYAESINPIAVPQSDWIVPDAVNLAKVLPPESRKSAGRPVKRRYEGVEDKIKSSQGSRKNKKHKCSRCGTEGHKRGTCDLPI is encoded by the exons ATGGAAGTTTTTGCGATGAAGAATAATTTTGATTACATTGTTGTCAAGTCGACGAGGAAGTGGTGGTATATTCgatgtaaggatgcattgtgcaACTGGAGTGTTCGGGCAGAAAGTATGGAAGGGTCTACATATTTCATGATCAATAAGTGTGAGGGAAGACATTCTTGTGCCCCTTCGAGTAAAACCATATTTGGAAAAACCGCATCGGCAAGAACAATTGGGAGTCTGATTCAACATCAATTTGATGATGCTAACGATGGTCCAAAGGCAAATGACATCATCAAATTTATGCGGATGGAGCATGGTATTGAGATTACCTATTGGCACGCTTGGGAAGCTCGCGAATTTGCAGTTGATGCTGCAAGAGGTATACCAGATCACAGTTACgctaaaataccaaaatatttgcatATGATTAAAGAAGCTAATCATGGTACACATACTGACTATGAAACCGATGGGCAAGGGAGATTCAAGTATCTTTTTTTGTCCTTTGGACAATCAGTAAGAGGATTCTACAATGCAATGCGAAGGGTGATTGTTGTTGATGGAacttttctgaaaaataaatatagaggAGTTCTACTTGTTGCTACTGCTGTGGATGGTAACTCTAATTTGTATCCGATTGGATTTGGAGTGGTAGATTCAGAGAATGAAGATTCATGGGAGTGGTTCTTCAGACAGCTGAAAGTTGTCATACCTGATAGTAAAGACTTGGCTTTTATCTCAGATAGAAATGCGTCAATTGCTAAAGGTATTGGGACTGTCTACCCTCAATCAAAACATGGAATTTGCATTCACCACTTGTTGACCAATGTGGTAGCAAATTTCAAGACAAAAGGGTTGACTGCCTTGGTTGAGAAGGCTTCGCGAACATATAGGTACCCTGAATTTCAGGCTCGGATCACTAAAATTTTTGATATCAGTCCTGAGCTTGGAAGATATCTACGGGAGGCTGATGTGCGAAAATGGGCTCGTTCTATTTTCCCTGGAGACAGGTATGACATCAGGACCACAAATGCTGCAGAGTCGATAAATTCTGTTCTGAGAACACCTAGAGAATATCCAGTTATTCCTTTGCTTGATCGTATAAGAGAACTGATGACTCGATGGTTCTACGAGCGTCGCGAGTTGAGCTCGAAGCATCTTGATCCTTTAACGATTAAGGTGGAGAAAAAGATTGATAGGAGAATAGTGAAAGCAAAAGGATTTCAGGTGTACAAGGTTGACAACTTCAGGTCGCATGTGAAAGGAGACATATATGATTGTAATGTTGACTTGGAAAGAAGAACATGCACATGTGGGAAGTTCAATATAGGAAAAATACCTTGTCGACACGCCATTCCTGCGATTTATTCACGAG GAATGGAAGTACACAGATTTACAGATGACTTGTACAACACTTCAACGTGGAGAACTGCATATGCTGAAAGCATAAATCCAATAGCAGTTCCACAGTCTGATTGGATTGTACCAGATGCAGTAAATCTTGCCAAGGTTTTACCACCGGAGTCAAGAAAGAGTGCTGGTCGACCAGTTAAGAGAAGGTATGAAGGTGTTGAAGACAAGATAAAATCTTCTCAAGGATCAAGAAAGAATAAAAAGCACAAGTGCAGCCGTTGTGGTACTGAAGGACACAAGAGAGGAACTTGCGATTTACCCATCTAG
- the LOC108851153 gene encoding uncharacterized protein At4g04775-like, with the protein MSSVNSTTISTDRVAKQRGIPTRCNCGEKVSRFTSKTVQNPGRLFHTCPMGSEKDKTHLFKWTDESVVEEIEDFQDLFDVLLVDNSEFQKSLTASETMLKHHESRIEEVEAALARSEEKTVECINELKIIKALFVCCLVIVFMFLTYP; encoded by the exons ATGTCGTCGGTAAATTCTACAACGATTTCAACAGATCGAGTCGCCAAACAACGCGGAATTCCCACAAGATGCAATTGCGGTGAGAAAGTGTCTCGTTTCACTTCGAAAACTGTTCAAAATCCGGGGAGATTATTTCATACTTGTCCTATGGGATCTGAGAAG GACAAGACCCACTTGTTCAAATGGACTGATGAGTCGGTTGTCGAGGAAATTGAAGACTTCCAAGACCTGTTCGATGTGCTGCTCGTTGACAATTCCGAGTTTCAGAAATCGTTGACAGCTTCTGAGACAATGCTGAAGCACCATGAGAGTAGAATTGAAGAGGTGGAAGCTGCACTTGCACGATCTGAAGAGAAGACAGTTGAATGCATTAACGAATTGAAGATCATAAAAGCTTTGTTCGTGTGTTGTTTGGTGATTGTATTCATGTTCCTTACCTATCCATGA
- the LOC130511712 gene encoding uncharacterized protein LOC130511712 yields the protein MSLELPKRIFKEGEEPQVNQINNNCRIEYIITKFKTWLPNELAAVKKDPVFSQIFKLHDNGLGYSARVIHSFLCSELVTYKQKELWFVFARRALRFSLQEFHAVTGFECNTGISLTEFDDWEDDDGFWSRVLRTTDTTITLFNLWNKHKLSVNKWKNADRIRLIYLALILCVVLARDEKAIIPFKYIKVVMDLEKLRRYPWGVDAYDHLCKSIAKTRDTLKDKTSSYVLDGFSYALQIWAMEAVPKIGKLCGKRLDKQFSNGPRCINWRGAAKVSYDEIIRLEEIITPEDVMYPYISWEGNMVVIVSDIFRRDGEVEDDRVKVLMELIRKNHDFSNHIWEYEEIAEVSLDLEVEAPTPVAATEVDQDFQTPQGSSNVGVTAKKGKKRLPDRGMEKRKHKVLSSRSNQAPFTEDMKAFMTQLFEQSFSGMEQRLQKQMTETFEKMQSELKESCKAASEEVEHGAPSPSKPSTREPSPSKPSTSEPSLRRSKRGVKKH from the exons ATGTCTCTGGAGTTACCAAAGAGGATATTTAAGGAGGGTGAGGAGCCCCAAGTGAATCAGATCAACAACAATTGCAGGATCGAGTACATCATTACAAAGTTCAAAACCTGGCTCCCAAATGAGTTGGCGGCTGTGAAGAAGGATCCTGTTTTTTCTCAGATTTTTAAGCTTCATGACAATGGTCTTGGGTACTCCGCGCGAGTGATACACAGCTTCTTGTGTAGTGAGCTGGTGACTTACAAGCAAAAGGAGCTTTGGTTTGTCTTTGCGAGAAGAGCACTTCGTTTTTCTTTACAAGAATTCCACGCAGTAACCGGATTTGAGTGCAACACTGGTATCTCTCTTACCGAGTTTGATGATtgggaagatgatgatggtttCTGGAGCAGGGTGTTGAGGACCACAGATACAACAATTACACTCTTCAACTTGTGGAATAAGCACAAGTTATCGGTCAACAAGTGGAAGAATGCAGATCGGATTCGACTTATCTACTTGGCACTCATTCTTTGCGTGGTTttagcaagagatgagaaggcTATTATCCCCTTCAAATACATCAAGGTGGTCATGGATCTTGAGAAGCTTCGAAGGTATCCTTGGGGTGTTGATGCGTATGACCACCTCTGCAAGTCAATAGCCAAAACGCGTGACACACTGAAGGATAAGACTAGTAGTTATGTACTAGATGGTTTCTCCTACGCCTTGCAGATTTGGGCTATGGAAGCTGTACCAAAGATTGGGAAGCTATGTGGAAAAagattggacaaacaattcagtAATGGTCCTAGATGCATCAACTGGAGGGGAGCTGCAAAGGTGTCATATGATGAGATCATTCGTTTGGAGGAAATTATTACACCTGAG GATGTCATGTATCCATACATCTCATGGGAAGGGAATATGGTTGTAATCGTAAGTGATATATTTCGCCGAGATGGTGAAGTGGAGGATGATAGAGTGAAGGTCCTGATGGAGTTGATAAGGAAGAACCATGACTTCAGTAATCATATATGGGAATATGAAGAAATTGCAGAGGTTTCTTTAGATCTTGAAGTTGAAGCACCCACTCCAGTTGCAGCAACTGAGGTTGATCAAGATTTTCAGACACCACAAGGGTCAAGTAATGTGGGCGTTACAGCAAAGAAGGGCAAGAAGAGGCTCCCTGATCGTGGAATGGAAAAAAGGAAGCATAAGGTTCTCTCAAGCCGATCAAACCAAGCCCCTTTTACTGAAGATATGAAGGCTTTTATGACACAATTGTTTGAGCAGAGTTTCAGTGGAATGGAACAAAGGCTACAGAAACAGATGACTGAGACATTTGAGAAAATGCAGTCAGAGCTGAAAGAATCTTGTAAGGCTGCAAGCGAGGAAGTTGAGCATGGAGCGCCTTCACCAAGCAAGCCATCTACTAGAGAGCCTTCACCAAGCAAGCCATCTACTAGCGAGCCATCTTTGAGGAGGTCCAAACGCGGGGTAAAGAAACACTAG